A genomic segment from Nocardia cyriacigeorgica GUH-2 encodes:
- a CDS encoding Pls/PosA family non-ribosomal peptide synthetase translates to MMLQPQIDTDGSVPELDPLLRSSLAPPARTLVDILAESARAHPDAPAIDDGDTALTYTELLAEIDATVERLGAAGVRRGDRVGVRMPSGTRELYVTILAVLHAGAAYVPVDADDPDERARLVFGEARVTAIVTADGIAATEHARPATDGQPGGPQLPTPADDAWIIFTSGSTGTPKGVAVTHRNAAALVDAEARLFLQGAPIGPGDRVLAGLSVAFDASCEEMWLAWRHGGCLVPAPRALVRTGADLGPWLVRHEITVVSTVPTLAATWPAEALEPVRLLIFGGEAVPPELAERLAGDPESEREVWNTYGPTETTVVACAALLDGNWPVRIGLPLDGWDLAVVDAAGNPVGEGESGELVIGGVGLARYLDPAKDAEKYAPLAALGWERAYRSGDLVRNDRAGLVFIGRADDQVKVGGRRIELGELDNALQHLPGVSGAAAAVRTTAAGNQILVGYLTGTPPDYDLKAARAQLAEQLPAPLVPRLVVVPGLPTRTSGKVDRDALPWPLAGSDETVDHGLTGTAAWVAELWSSILGAEITGADADFFDLGGGSLSAAQLVTALRERYPRIAVADLYDHPRLGALAELLDETAPAAAVAERTVRPTPRSAQCAQVLATIPLTTLTGLQWLTWLAIAGNLAGWAGALPWLPQLSWWWTLLLFVVFITPLGRMSICVAGARLLLRGVEPGSYPRGGSVHLRLWAAVRLSEASGAENLSGAPWMVPFARALGAKIGKGVDLHTLPPVTGMLELGDGCSVEPEVDLSGYWIDGDVVHIGPIVIGRGAVIGARSILLPGTKIGRDAEIAPGSAVAGKVKPDQEWAGSPAVKVGKARHRWPADTPKRAVHWVLAFAISSMGLAAMPILGLAAGGALIVWWVRDTTTIAGALGRGLLMLPVATLLSLLVYAVATVLAVRVLSLGLTEGYHPVRSRVGWQVWATERLLDGARNFLFPLYASLLTPIWLRLLGAKIGKRVEASTVLLLPKFTTVADGAFLADDTMIASYELGGGWLRIGEAKVGKRAFLGNSGMTAPGRRVPKNGLVAVLSAAPSKAKAGSSWLGSPPVRLRRAAENADTERTFDPPLRLRVFRGVVETCRLLPVLVTFAIGLGVLFTLAWLAQTIGYPGAALLSGVVLMVAGALACASAITAKWLLIGRIGAEEHPLWSSFVWRNEVSDSFVETVAAPWFARAATGTPVLNLWLRGLGARIGRGVWCESYWLPEADLVTLGDGATVERGCVVQTHLFHDRIMSMDTVTLEPGATLGPHCVALPAATIGAGATIGPASLVMRGDTVPPSTRWWGNPIAPWAAASDPGAAGR, encoded by the coding sequence GTGATGCTCCAGCCGCAGATCGACACCGATGGTTCGGTCCCGGAGCTCGATCCGCTGCTACGGTCATCCCTCGCCCCACCTGCGCGAACGCTGGTCGACATCCTCGCAGAGAGCGCCCGCGCCCACCCGGACGCTCCCGCCATCGACGACGGCGACACCGCCCTCACCTACACCGAACTACTGGCCGAGATCGACGCGACCGTCGAACGCCTCGGCGCGGCCGGTGTGCGACGCGGCGACCGGGTCGGCGTGCGGATGCCGTCGGGCACCCGTGAGCTCTACGTCACGATTCTCGCGGTCCTGCACGCGGGCGCGGCTTATGTGCCGGTCGACGCCGACGACCCCGATGAACGCGCCCGCCTGGTGTTCGGCGAGGCCCGCGTCACCGCCATCGTGACGGCCGACGGGATCGCAGCCACCGAACACGCCCGCCCGGCAACCGACGGGCAACCCGGCGGACCGCAGCTCCCCACCCCCGCCGACGACGCCTGGATCATCTTCACCTCCGGTTCCACCGGCACCCCGAAAGGCGTTGCGGTCACCCATCGCAACGCCGCCGCCCTGGTCGACGCCGAGGCCCGGCTGTTCCTCCAGGGCGCCCCGATCGGCCCCGGCGACCGAGTGCTGGCCGGATTGTCGGTCGCCTTCGACGCCTCCTGCGAGGAGATGTGGCTGGCCTGGCGGCACGGCGGCTGCCTGGTGCCGGCGCCGCGCGCGCTGGTGCGCACCGGCGCGGACCTCGGGCCGTGGCTGGTGCGGCACGAGATCACCGTCGTCTCCACGGTGCCCACGCTCGCCGCCACCTGGCCGGCCGAGGCGCTGGAACCGGTGCGGCTGCTCATCTTCGGCGGCGAGGCCGTACCACCGGAACTGGCCGAACGGCTGGCGGGCGACCCGGAATCCGAACGCGAGGTGTGGAACACCTACGGCCCCACCGAAACCACGGTCGTCGCCTGCGCGGCGCTGCTGGACGGGAACTGGCCGGTGCGCATCGGCCTGCCGCTGGACGGCTGGGATCTGGCCGTGGTCGATGCCGCCGGAAATCCGGTGGGCGAGGGCGAATCCGGCGAACTGGTGATCGGCGGCGTCGGCCTGGCCCGCTACCTCGATCCGGCCAAGGACGCCGAAAAGTACGCACCGCTGGCAGCACTCGGCTGGGAACGCGCCTATCGCAGTGGCGATCTGGTGCGCAACGACCGGGCCGGACTGGTCTTCATCGGCCGTGCCGACGATCAGGTCAAGGTGGGCGGGCGCCGCATCGAACTCGGCGAACTCGACAATGCCCTGCAACACCTGCCTGGGGTGAGCGGTGCGGCCGCCGCCGTGCGCACCACCGCTGCGGGCAATCAGATCCTGGTCGGCTACCTCACCGGCACCCCGCCCGACTACGACCTCAAGGCCGCCCGCGCGCAGCTCGCCGAACAGCTGCCCGCGCCGCTGGTCCCCCGCCTGGTGGTGGTGCCCGGACTGCCCACCCGGACCTCCGGCAAGGTCGACCGCGACGCCCTGCCCTGGCCGCTGGCCGGCAGCGACGAAACCGTCGACCACGGGCTCACCGGTACGGCAGCGTGGGTGGCCGAGCTGTGGAGTTCGATCCTGGGCGCCGAGATCACCGGCGCCGACGCCGATTTCTTCGACCTGGGCGGCGGCTCGCTGTCGGCGGCCCAGCTGGTCACCGCGCTGCGCGAACGGTATCCGCGCATCGCCGTCGCCGACCTGTACGACCACCCCCGCCTGGGCGCGCTGGCCGAACTGCTCGACGAGACCGCGCCCGCGGCCGCCGTCGCCGAACGAACCGTCCGCCCGACGCCGCGGTCCGCGCAATGCGCCCAGGTGCTCGCCACCATCCCGCTGACCACGCTGACCGGCCTGCAATGGCTGACCTGGCTGGCCATCGCGGGCAATCTCGCCGGCTGGGCCGGCGCGCTGCCCTGGCTGCCACAGCTGTCGTGGTGGTGGACGCTGCTGCTGTTCGTCGTCTTCATCACCCCGCTGGGCCGGATGAGCATCTGCGTCGCCGGGGCCCGGCTGCTGTTGCGCGGTGTGGAACCCGGCAGTTATCCGCGCGGCGGTTCGGTGCATCTGCGGTTGTGGGCGGCGGTGCGGTTGTCGGAGGCCAGTGGCGCCGAGAACCTGTCCGGCGCACCGTGGATGGTGCCGTTCGCGCGGGCGCTGGGCGCGAAGATCGGCAAGGGCGTCGACCTGCACACCCTGCCGCCGGTGACGGGCATGCTCGAACTCGGTGACGGATGCAGCGTGGAACCCGAAGTGGACCTGTCCGGCTACTGGATCGACGGCGACGTGGTCCACATCGGGCCCATCGTGATCGGTCGCGGCGCGGTGATCGGCGCCCGCTCGATCCTGCTGCCCGGCACCAAGATCGGCCGCGACGCCGAGATCGCCCCCGGTTCGGCGGTGGCCGGGAAGGTCAAGCCGGATCAGGAATGGGCCGGCTCGCCCGCGGTGAAGGTCGGTAAGGCGCGCCATCGCTGGCCCGCCGACACTCCGAAGCGGGCGGTGCACTGGGTGCTGGCCTTCGCGATCAGCTCGATGGGGCTGGCCGCGATGCCGATCCTCGGCTTGGCGGCCGGTGGCGCCCTGATCGTCTGGTGGGTCCGCGACACCACCACCATCGCCGGTGCGCTCGGCCGCGGGCTGCTGATGCTGCCGGTGGCCACCCTGCTGAGCCTGCTCGTCTACGCGGTGGCCACGGTGCTCGCGGTGCGGGTGCTCAGCCTCGGCCTCACCGAGGGCTACCACCCGGTCCGCAGCCGTGTCGGCTGGCAGGTGTGGGCCACCGAACGCTTGCTCGACGGCGCGCGCAACTTCCTGTTCCCGCTCTACGCCAGCCTGCTCACCCCGATCTGGTTGCGGCTGCTCGGCGCCAAGATCGGCAAGCGGGTGGAGGCGTCGACGGTGCTGCTGCTGCCGAAGTTCACCACCGTCGCCGACGGCGCGTTCCTGGCCGACGACACCATGATCGCCAGTTACGAACTCGGCGGCGGCTGGCTGCGCATCGGCGAGGCGAAGGTCGGCAAACGCGCCTTCCTCGGCAATTCCGGGATGACCGCGCCGGGCCGCCGGGTGCCGAAGAACGGGCTGGTCGCGGTCCTCTCGGCGGCCCCGAGCAAGGCCAAGGCGGGCTCGTCGTGGCTGGGCAGCCCGCCCGTGCGGCTGCGCCGCGCCGCCGAGAACGCCGATACCGAGCGCACTTTCGATCCGCCGCTGCGGCTGCGGGTCTTCCGTGGCGTGGTGGAGACCTGCCGGTTACTGCCGGTGCTGGTGACCTTCGCGATCGGGCTCGGCGTGCTGTTCACCCTGGCCTGGCTGGCGCAGACCATCGGCTATCCGGGCGCCGCACTGCTGTCCGGTGTGGTGCTGATGGTCGCCGGCGCGCTGGCCTGTGCGAGCGCGATCACCGCCAAATGGCTGCTGATCGGCCGGATCGGCGCGGAGGAGCATCCGCTGTGGAGTTCGTTCGTCTGGCGCAACGAGGTCTCCGACAGCTTCGTCGAAACGGTTGCCGCACCATGGTTCGCGCGCGCCGCGACGGGTACTCCCGTTCTGAATCTGTGGCTGCGTGGTCTCGGTGCCCGTATCGGTCGCGGTGTGTGGTGCGAGTCCTATTGGCTACCGGAGGCGGATTTGGTGACCCTCGGCGACGGCGCGACGGTGGAACGCGGTTGTGTGGTGCAGACCCATCTGTTCCACGATCGGATCATGTCCATGGACACCGTCACCCTGGAGCCGGGCGCCACCCTCGGCCCGCACTGCGTCGCGCTGCCCGCCGCCACCATCGGCGCGGGCGCCACCATCGGACCGGCCTCGCTGGTGATGCGCGGTGACACCGTGCCGCCGTCGACGCGCTGGTGGGGCAATCCCATCGCGCCCTGGGCCGCGGCCTCCGACCCCGGAGCCGCCGGCCGATGA
- a CDS encoding aminotransferase class V-fold PLP-dependent enzyme — MTAVFDQTCAALARVSGDDLHVPLVQGGTCTYANFDYAASAPALAQVTDRVQRLLPYYASVHRGAGYASRISTECYEAARGSVARFLDAADDQVVVFTRNTTDSLNLLAACVPGDTVVLDVEHHANFLPWQRHGRRVVRAADTIEETVRRLVAELCSKPAALLAVTGASNVTGEVLPLARLAEIAHQCGARILVDAAQLAPHRRISLRECGIDYLVFSGHKLYAPFGAGVLVGKRDWLDAAPPYLAGGGAVREVRVDGTEWAPAPQRHEAGSPNVLGVAALAAACEALSEIDAERVIAHERLLADRLRDGLSAIAGVRLLRLWSDSPDVVGIVAFTLDGFAPGQVAAYLSAEHGIGVRDGRFCAHPLLARLGLDGALRASIGLGTCSADVDRLVSAIAALVHDGPRWDYACTDGLWNPAPETRAFTGADTVGAAPCEIG; from the coding sequence ATGACCGCTGTGTTCGATCAGACCTGTGCCGCCCTCGCCCGGGTCTCCGGAGACGATCTCCATGTACCCCTCGTCCAGGGCGGGACCTGCACCTATGCCAATTTCGACTACGCCGCGAGCGCACCCGCACTGGCCCAGGTGACCGACCGGGTGCAGCGACTGCTGCCGTATTACGCCAGCGTGCACCGGGGCGCGGGCTATGCCTCGCGGATCTCCACCGAATGCTACGAAGCCGCCCGCGGTTCGGTTGCCCGTTTCCTGGACGCGGCCGACGACCAGGTGGTGGTCTTCACCCGCAACACCACCGATTCGCTCAACCTGCTCGCCGCCTGCGTGCCCGGTGACACGGTGGTGCTCGATGTCGAACATCACGCCAATTTCCTGCCCTGGCAACGGCATGGCCGGCGCGTGGTGCGCGCGGCCGACACGATCGAGGAGACCGTGCGCCGCCTGGTCGCCGAGCTCTGCTCGAAACCGGCTGCGCTGCTTGCGGTTACCGGCGCCTCCAATGTGACCGGCGAGGTGCTGCCGCTGGCCCGGCTGGCCGAGATCGCCCACCAGTGCGGCGCCCGCATCCTGGTCGACGCGGCGCAGCTGGCGCCGCATCGGCGAATCAGCCTGCGCGAGTGCGGGATCGACTATCTGGTGTTCTCCGGGCACAAGCTGTACGCGCCGTTCGGCGCGGGTGTGCTCGTCGGCAAGCGCGATTGGCTCGACGCGGCACCGCCGTATCTGGCCGGTGGTGGTGCGGTGCGCGAGGTGCGCGTCGACGGCACCGAATGGGCGCCCGCGCCGCAGCGGCACGAGGCCGGATCGCCGAATGTGCTCGGTGTGGCGGCGTTGGCTGCGGCCTGCGAGGCGCTGTCGGAGATCGACGCCGAGCGGGTGATCGCGCACGAGCGGCTGCTGGCCGACCGCTTGCGCGACGGGCTGAGCGCGATTGCGGGTGTGCGGCTGTTGCGGCTGTGGTCCGACAGCCCCGACGTCGTCGGGATCGTCGCGTTCACGCTGGACGGTTTCGCTCCCGGACAGGTGGCGGCGTATCTGTCGGCCGAACACGGGATCGGGGTGCGTGACGGTCGATTCTGCGCGCATCCACTGCTCGCGCGGCTCGGGCTCGACGGTGCGCTGCGCGCGAGCATCGGGCTGGGGACCTGCTCGGCGGACGTGGACCGGCTGGTTTCGGCGATCGCCGCGCTCGTGCACGACGGGCCGCGGTGGGACTACGCCTGCACCGACGGGCTGTGGAATCCCGCTCCGGAAACCCGGGCATTCACCGGTGCCGACACCGTCGGCGCGGCGCCCTGCGAGATCGGCTGA
- a CDS encoding flavin reductase family protein — protein MSDAKEPTAPDTGLRVPDDLSGITAEQYRSSMRHYPSGVTVVTLSSPAGPVGFTATSFASLSLEPPLVSFNIAHTSSSLAAMSEAESVVIHFLGEHQRHIAQRFARSAEERFTDRSLWTTLDTGEPVLHGTPIWLRTTVEQRIPIGDHTFIVGRVTRVHDATEEKPAAAPLLYHNGRYHRPTPLDED, from the coding sequence GTGAGCGACGCGAAGGAACCGACCGCACCGGACACCGGCCTGCGGGTGCCCGACGACCTGAGCGGGATCACCGCCGAGCAGTACCGGTCCTCGATGCGGCACTATCCGTCGGGGGTGACGGTGGTGACGTTGAGTTCGCCGGCGGGCCCGGTCGGGTTCACCGCGACCTCGTTCGCCTCGCTGTCGCTGGAGCCGCCGCTGGTGTCGTTCAATATCGCGCACACCTCGTCGAGCCTGGCGGCGATGAGCGAGGCGGAGTCGGTGGTGATCCACTTCCTCGGCGAACACCAGCGGCATATCGCGCAGCGGTTCGCGCGCAGCGCCGAGGAACGGTTCACCGACCGATCGCTGTGGACCACGCTCGACACCGGCGAGCCGGTCCTGCACGGCACCCCGATCTGGCTGCGCACCACCGTCGAACAGCGCATTCCCATCGGCGACCACACCTTCATCGTCGGCCGGGTGACCCGGGTGCACGACGCCACCGAGGAGAAGCCGGCGGCCGCGCCGCTGCTGTATCACAACGGGCGCTACCACCGGCCTACTCCGCTGGATGAGGACTAA
- a CDS encoding YbaK/EbsC family protein, producing the protein MRRSLPPVACRVADTLIARGHHGVIVTHPDRPTAAADAARALGVDIGAITLARLYLLDDDPVLLLVSGAHEVDLDRTGARLEGTLTPASDELVLEVTGHPLDAVAPVGHPTNIPTWVDNALSRHRELWAAGGHPDAVFRTTFRELVRITAGLPIDVD; encoded by the coding sequence ATGCGCAGGTCACTACCTCCGGTCGCCTGCCGGGTCGCGGACACCCTGATCGCCCGCGGCCACCACGGCGTCATCGTCACTCACCCGGATCGTCCGACCGCGGCCGCCGACGCCGCCCGCGCCCTCGGCGTCGACATCGGCGCCATCACCCTGGCCCGGCTGTACTTGCTCGACGACGATCCGGTGCTACTGCTGGTCTCCGGCGCGCACGAGGTGGACCTGGACCGCACCGGCGCCCGCCTGGAAGGCACCCTCACCCCCGCCTCGGACGAACTCGTCCTCGAAGTCACCGGCCACCCCTTGGACGCCGTCGCCCCCGTCGGCCATCCGACCAATATCCCCACCTGGGTCGACAACGCCCTGTCCCGCCACCGCGAACTGTGGGCGGCGGGCGGTCATCCGGATGCGGTGTTCCGCACCACCTTCCGCGAATTGGTGCGGATCACGGCGGGGCTGCCGATCGACGTGGACTGA
- a CDS encoding crotonase/enoyl-CoA hydratase family protein has protein sequence MTEWQAFTVETSDHVAQVTLTGPGKGNAMGPDFWRELPEIFHALDADPEVRAIVLTGSGKHFSYGLDLPAMSGTFGPLLADKALAAPRTDFLNEIRRMQAAVTAVADCRKPVIAAVSGWCIGGGLDLIAAVDIRYASADAKFSLREAKVAIVADIGSLHRLPAIIGEGHLRELAYTGKDIDAARAEKIGLVNDVFDDQQAALEAAHATAREIAANPPLVVQGAKDVMYQRNASEVAEGLRYVSAWNAAFLPSEDLTEAIQAVFEKRAPQFKGR, from the coding sequence ATGACTGAATGGCAGGCCTTCACCGTCGAAACCAGCGACCACGTAGCGCAGGTGACCCTGACCGGTCCCGGCAAGGGCAACGCGATGGGCCCGGACTTCTGGCGTGAGCTCCCGGAGATCTTCCACGCCCTCGACGCCGACCCCGAGGTCCGGGCGATCGTGCTGACCGGCTCCGGCAAGCACTTCTCCTACGGCCTGGATCTCCCCGCGATGAGCGGCACCTTCGGCCCGCTGCTGGCCGACAAGGCGCTGGCCGCTCCGCGCACCGACTTCCTGAACGAGATCCGGCGCATGCAGGCCGCGGTGACGGCGGTGGCCGACTGCCGCAAGCCCGTCATCGCCGCGGTGTCGGGCTGGTGCATCGGCGGCGGCCTGGACCTGATCGCCGCCGTCGACATCCGCTACGCCAGCGCCGACGCCAAGTTCAGCCTGCGCGAGGCCAAGGTCGCCATCGTCGCCGACATCGGCTCGCTGCACCGGCTGCCCGCCATCATCGGCGAGGGCCACCTGCGTGAGCTCGCCTACACCGGTAAGGACATCGACGCCGCGCGGGCGGAGAAGATCGGCCTGGTCAACGACGTCTTCGACGATCAGCAGGCCGCCCTGGAGGCCGCGCACGCGACCGCACGGGAGATCGCCGCCAACCCGCCGCTGGTGGTGCAGGGCGCCAAGGACGTGATGTACCAGCGCAATGCCTCCGAGGTAGCCGAAGGGCTGCGCTACGTCTCGGCCTGGAACGCGGCCTTCCTGCCGTCGGAGGACCTGACCGAGGCCATCCAGGCTGTCTTCGAGAAGCGCGCCCCGCAGTTCAAGGGGCGCTGA
- a CDS encoding inorganic diphosphatase encodes MEFDVTIEIPKGSRNKYEVDHETGRVRLDRFLYTSMVYPADYGYIENTLGEDGDPLDALVLLPDSVFPGVIVEARPVAMYKMTDEAGGDDKVLCVPAGDPRWDHIQDLKDVPEFELAAIKHFFERYKDLEPGKYVKGSEWVGRAEAEAEVEASIQRLKDQGGH; translated from the coding sequence GTGGAGTTCGACGTCACCATCGAGATCCCCAAGGGTTCGCGCAACAAGTACGAGGTGGACCACGAGACCGGACGGGTCCGGCTCGATCGTTTCCTCTACACCTCCATGGTGTACCCGGCCGACTACGGCTACATCGAGAACACCCTCGGCGAAGACGGTGACCCGCTGGACGCGCTGGTCCTGCTGCCGGATTCGGTGTTCCCCGGCGTCATCGTGGAGGCCCGCCCGGTCGCCATGTACAAGATGACCGACGAGGCAGGCGGCGACGACAAGGTGCTGTGCGTGCCCGCCGGCGACCCGCGCTGGGACCACATCCAGGACCTGAAGGACGTCCCGGAGTTCGAGCTGGCCGCGATCAAGCACTTCTTCGAGCGCTACAAGGACCTCGAGCCCGGCAAGTACGTCAAGGGTTCGGAGTGGGTCGGCCGCGCCGAGGCCGAAGCCGAGGTCGAGGCGTCCATTCAGCGTCTGAAGGACCAGGGCGGGCACTGA
- a CDS encoding D-alanyl-D-alanine carboxypeptidase/D-alanyl-D-alanine-endopeptidase — protein sequence MWIGLITTLVVLLAVGTGVAVTLKPWTEEFRHGGLTIAEPPVPVRPFPAVAPAPDDAPVPSAAGLAAALAPVVSNPDLGGFAGSVTDADTGTVLWSADAAKPMVPSSTAKILTTAAALLTLPEDQRVQTTVVAGSAPGEIVLVGGGDPTLTAQPDGKGYYPGGPKLSDLVAQIRAAQIPIESIVVDTSMYSGPAMAQGWDPIDIPGGSIAPIEPLMLDGGRLDPLVEYAPRSDSPGLDVGRRLAAELGLGAERVRLGTAPTGSKQIASVSSAPLSQRLHAMMVHSDNVLAETIGREIAQATGRPASFAGAAAAVRATLEQAGFDMTGVSMHDTSGLSVDDRISAQVLDRILATAARDDEVTEQASATATTRPGLRPGGVVRPGASPAQGSGAEPSLSAKLAPLLDDLPVAGATGSLTSRYVVRDRDGAGWVRAKTGTLSVASTLVGYVLDSDGRVLTFALMSSDRPPEVSRPALDAIAATLRNCGCS from the coding sequence ATGTGGATCGGACTGATCACCACGCTGGTGGTGCTGCTCGCGGTCGGTACCGGCGTCGCGGTGACGCTGAAGCCCTGGACCGAGGAGTTCCGCCACGGCGGGCTGACCATCGCCGAGCCGCCGGTACCGGTGCGTCCGTTCCCCGCGGTCGCGCCCGCCCCCGATGACGCACCCGTCCCGAGTGCGGCGGGTCTGGCCGCGGCGCTGGCCCCGGTGGTGTCGAATCCGGATCTGGGCGGTTTCGCCGGTTCGGTGACCGACGCCGACACCGGGACGGTGCTGTGGAGCGCCGATGCGGCCAAGCCGATGGTGCCGTCATCGACCGCCAAGATCCTGACCACCGCGGCCGCCCTGCTCACCCTGCCCGAAGACCAGCGGGTGCAGACCACGGTGGTCGCCGGTTCGGCGCCGGGGGAGATCGTGCTGGTCGGCGGCGGCGATCCGACGCTGACCGCGCAGCCCGACGGCAAGGGCTACTACCCGGGCGGGCCGAAACTGTCGGATCTGGTCGCCCAGATCCGCGCGGCGCAGATCCCGATCGAATCCATCGTCGTCGACACCTCGATGTACTCCGGCCCGGCGATGGCGCAGGGCTGGGATCCGATCGATATTCCTGGTGGTTCCATCGCGCCGATCGAGCCGCTGATGCTCGACGGCGGGCGGCTCGATCCACTGGTCGAATACGCGCCGCGCTCCGATTCGCCGGGCCTGGACGTCGGCCGTCGGCTGGCGGCCGAACTCGGCCTCGGCGCCGAACGGGTGCGGCTCGGTACCGCGCCCACTGGGTCGAAGCAGATCGCGAGCGTGTCCTCGGCCCCGCTGTCGCAGCGGCTGCACGCGATGATGGTGCATTCCGACAACGTGCTCGCCGAGACCATCGGCCGCGAGATCGCCCAGGCCACCGGCCGGCCCGCCTCGTTCGCCGGTGCGGCCGCCGCGGTACGGGCGACGCTCGAGCAGGCAGGCTTCGATATGACCGGCGTCAGCATGCACGACACCAGCGGCCTGTCGGTCGACGACCGCATCTCCGCGCAGGTGCTCGACCGGATCTTGGCCACGGCCGCGCGTGACGACGAGGTCACCGAACAGGCGAGCGCCACCGCCACGACCCGGCCGGGGTTGCGGCCCGGCGGCGTCGTGCGCCCGGGAGCGTCGCCCGCCCAGGGTTCCGGCGCCGAACCGTCGCTGTCGGCCAAGCTCGCGCCGCTGCTCGATGATCTGCCCGTCGCGGGCGCTACCGGCTCGCTGACCAGCCGTTATGTGGTGCGCGACCGGGACGGCGCGGGCTGGGTGCGGGCCAAGACCGGAACTCTGTCGGTGGCCAGCACGTTGGTCGGGTATGTGCTGGACAGTGATGGCCGGGTCCTCACCTTCGCGTTGATGTCGAGCGATCGGCCGCCGGAGGTGAGCAGACCCGCCTTGGATGCCATCGCGGCCACACTGCGTAATTGCGGATGCTCCTGA
- a CDS encoding zinc-dependent metalloprotease — MTTEQRPGDSGAAESGGAAVDTAKPGGRTRLSGAVDWRVAARTGAALVPSGPRTSRYSAEQVVSELADASVRAEAPVRQVTGMLDDEPVPQARIVDRPGWIGAAADSMAQLTGTGVGEGRGMLTGKPAGVQAGAMLAFLSTAILGQYDPFTGRDGTLLLVAPNIMSVERALGVQPSDFRFWVCLHEVTHRVQFSSAPWLSEYMRTNVDILGEVGDEPMADMLARLVSEVRERRRSGTPDDPAARGVVGLLRATQPEPQREALDRLLMLGTLLEGHADHVMDAVGPSVIPTVEQIRAAFDQRRKRPTNPVQRLLRALLGVDAKVAQYVRGKAFVDHVVGAVGMERFNTVWTDAGTLPRPDEIEDPQRWISRVLG, encoded by the coding sequence ATGACGACCGAACAACGCCCCGGCGATTCCGGCGCCGCCGAATCGGGCGGTGCTGCCGTCGACACCGCCAAGCCCGGCGGGCGTACCCGGTTGTCCGGCGCCGTGGACTGGCGGGTCGCCGCCCGCACCGGTGCCGCCCTCGTCCCGTCCGGTCCGCGGACCAGCAGGTATTCCGCCGAACAGGTCGTCAGTGAACTCGCCGACGCCTCGGTGCGCGCCGAAGCGCCGGTGCGGCAGGTCACCGGGATGCTCGACGACGAGCCGGTCCCGCAGGCGCGCATCGTCGACCGGCCGGGCTGGATCGGCGCGGCGGCCGACTCGATGGCCCAGCTCACCGGCACCGGCGTCGGCGAGGGCCGCGGCATGCTCACCGGGAAACCGGCGGGCGTGCAGGCCGGGGCCATGCTGGCATTCCTGTCCACCGCAATCCTCGGCCAATACGACCCGTTCACCGGCCGCGACGGCACCTTGCTGCTGGTGGCGCCCAACATCATGTCGGTGGAGCGCGCCCTCGGCGTGCAGCCCAGCGATTTCCGGTTCTGGGTGTGCCTGCACGAGGTGACCCATCGCGTGCAGTTCTCCTCGGCGCCCTGGCTGTCGGAGTACATGCGCACCAACGTCGACATCCTCGGCGAGGTCGGCGACGAACCGATGGCCGATATGCTCGCCCGCCTGGTGTCGGAGGTGCGCGAACGCCGCCGCAGCGGCACACCCGACGATCCGGCCGCCCGCGGTGTGGTCGGCCTGCTGCGCGCCACTCAACCCGAACCGCAGCGGGAGGCGCTGGACCGGCTGCTGATGCTCGGCACCCTGCTCGAAGGCCACGCCGACCACGTCATGGACGCCGTCGGCCCCTCGGTCATCCCGACCGTCGAGCAGATCCGCGCCGCCTTCGACCAGCGCCGCAAACGCCCCACCAACCCGGTGCAGCGGCTGCTGCGCGCGCTGCTCGGCGTCGACGCGAAGGTGGCGCAGTACGTGCGCGGCAAGGCCTTCGTCGACCACGTCGTCGGCGCCGTCGGCATGGAGCGGTTCAACACCGTCTGGACCGACGCCGGCACCCTGCCCCGCCCGGACGAGATCGAAGACCCGCAACGGTGGATCAGCCGCGTCCTGGGATGA